The proteins below come from a single candidate division WOR-3 bacterium genomic window:
- the mazG gene encoding nucleoside triphosphate pyrophosphohydrolase, whose product MFEKYLELIKILRKKCPWDRKQTVKSSRRYILNEAYELDEALLTRDYQKITEEIGDLIFTTLFVANILNEKKKIDFSEIESFTVKKIITRHPHVFSNHRIKNADEVLSRWEVIKTKESNIPMLERIPKTLPALRRAQLIQERVARVGFDWKKKEEVFKKIIEEIKELGSAMQTSNKKAIEEELGDLYFALVNLTRHLGLDAEEVLNKANKKFIDRFSKLEKHFKDQNKNLHQVTLKEMDRIWEKIKQGPRKAKKIDF is encoded by the coding sequence ATGTTTGAAAAATATTTAGAACTTATTAAAATTTTACGAAAAAAATGTCCTTGGGATCGAAAGCAAACTGTTAAATCATCACGGCGTTATATTTTAAACGAAGCATACGAACTAGATGAAGCATTACTCACCAGAGATTACCAAAAAATTACAGAGGAAATTGGGGATTTAATTTTTACCACATTGTTTGTGGCTAATATTCTTAACGAGAAAAAGAAAATCGACTTTAGCGAAATCGAATCATTTACCGTAAAGAAAATTATTACGCGTCATCCCCATGTCTTTAGTAACCATCGAATAAAAAATGCTGACGAGGTTCTTTCGCGCTGGGAGGTAATTAAAACCAAAGAAAGTAATATTCCGATGCTTGAGCGTATTCCAAAAACGCTTCCGGCGCTCAGGCGTGCTCAATTAATTCAAGAACGCGTCGCGCGCGTCGGCTTTGACTGGAAAAAGAAAGAAGAGGTCTTTAAAAAAATCATCGAAGAAATTAAAGAATTAGGATCGGCGATGCAAACTAGTAATAAAAAGGCGATCGAAGAAGAACTCGGCGACCTCTATTTTGCCTTGGTTAATCTCACCAGACATTTAGGACTCGATGCCGAGGAGGTTTTAAATAAAGCTAACAAAAAATTTATAGATAGATTTTCTAAGCTTGAAAAACATTTTAAGGATCAAAATAAAAACTTACACCAAGTTACTTTAAAAGAAATGGATCGAATTTGGGAAAAGATTAAACAAGGCCCTAGAAAAGCGAAAAAGATTGACTTTTGA
- the eno gene encoding phosphopyruvate hydratase: MKNFSGNKISQIWAREILDSRGNPTLEVRCCLESGIDVSASVPSGASVGQYEALELRDNDPKRYFGKGVLKAIENVNKIIGPALVGKQVLNQEKIDRYLLELDGTPNKSKLGANAILGVSMAVARAGAEFLGIPLYRYLGGVIPKRLPTPMLNVINGGIHAPNNLDLQEYMIVPQTSYSFPEQIRISVEVYHTLKKVLAERNKATAIGDEGGFAADFSSNEEPLSVIIESIERAGYEPGKDLFLAIDAAASEFYRDGKYHLKLDDKLFDPEKLLRMYENWINTYPIISIEDGFAQDDEVGWRIFTKELGRKIQIVGDDIFVTNLLRLRRGYEQGIANAILIKLNQIGTVSETLECIKYAYEIGYKPIISHRSGETEDTFISDLAVSVSVPYIKTGAPARGERVCKYNRLLLIDSELKQES; this comes from the coding sequence ATGAAAAACTTTAGTGGAAACAAAATTAGTCAAATCTGGGCTCGAGAAATTTTAGATTCCCGAGGTAACCCGACCTTAGAAGTTCGATGCTGCTTAGAATCCGGAATCGATGTGTCGGCATCAGTACCATCAGGTGCTTCGGTGGGACAATATGAAGCCCTAGAGCTTCGTGACAATGATCCCAAACGATATTTTGGTAAGGGGGTTCTAAAAGCAATAGAAAATGTCAATAAAATAATTGGACCAGCGCTAGTTGGCAAACAGGTTTTAAACCAAGAAAAAATCGATCGCTATTTGTTAGAACTGGATGGAACACCGAATAAATCAAAACTAGGAGCGAATGCGATTTTGGGCGTTTCCATGGCTGTCGCCCGAGCCGGTGCGGAATTTTTGGGTATACCGTTGTACCGATATTTAGGGGGAGTTATTCCCAAGCGGCTACCAACTCCCATGCTTAATGTGATAAATGGTGGGATTCATGCACCTAATAATCTTGATTTACAAGAATATATGATTGTTCCGCAGACAAGCTATTCATTTCCTGAACAAATACGAATCAGTGTTGAAGTCTATCATACATTAAAAAAAGTACTGGCCGAGAGAAATAAAGCTACAGCAATTGGGGACGAGGGGGGATTTGCGGCTGATTTTTCCTCTAACGAAGAACCTTTAAGTGTAATTATTGAAAGTATTGAACGTGCTGGCTATGAACCTGGAAAGGACCTTTTTTTAGCCATAGATGCGGCAGCAAGCGAATTTTATCGTGACGGTAAATATCATCTTAAGTTAGATGATAAATTATTTGATCCCGAAAAATTGCTTAGGATGTATGAAAACTGGATAAATACTTACCCGATCATTTCTATTGAAGATGGATTTGCCCAGGACGATGAAGTGGGATGGCGAATTTTTACTAAAGAATTAGGCAGAAAGATCCAGATAGTTGGGGACGACATATTTGTTACAAACCTTCTTCGGCTTCGTCGTGGTTATGAACAGGGTATTGCTAATGCCATACTTATTAAATTAAATCAGATTGGCACGGTAAGCGAAACTTTGGAATGTATAAAGTATGCCTACGAAATAGGATACAAGCCGATAATTTCACACCGTTCTGGAGAAACCGAGGATACTTTTATTAGTGACCTAGCGGTATCGGTAAGCGTCCCCTACATCAAGACCGGTGCTCCAGCTCGGGGTGAACGGGTATGTAAGTACAACCGGTTATTGCTTATCGACTCAGAACTTAAACAGGAATCGTAA
- the glyA gene encoding serine hydroxymethyltransferase, whose amino-acid sequence MHNAKTLKEVDPEIFEVIKNETRREHETLELIASENFCSEAVLAALGSVLTNKYAEGLPQKRYYGGCEFVDIGESLAIERAKKLFGAEHVNVQPHSGTQANMIAYLALANPGDTIMGLNLAHGGHLSHGHPINFSGKYFRVVHYGVDPQTETIDYDAVRKLAQEHKPKIIVTGASAYPRYFYFDKFQEICEEIGAYQVADIAHTAGLVACGLHPSPVPYADIVTTTTHKTLRGPRGAIIMCKAKYAEIVDKTTFPGVQGGPLEHVIAAKAVAFKEALSEDFKHYQMQVVKNAKALAEELMRLGYRLVAGGTDTHLMLVDLRSKNVTGRDAETALGNAGITVNRNTIPYDPQKPFIASGIRLGTPALTTRGMKETEMKKIAHLIDKVLVNIGNEKIYQEVKNEVKELTEAFPLYKERRELYEKL is encoded by the coding sequence ATGCATAATGCTAAGACCTTAAAAGAAGTTGATCCGGAAATTTTTGAGGTTATAAAAAATGAAACGCGTCGCGAGCATGAAACTTTAGAATTGATCGCCTCAGAAAACTTCTGTTCTGAAGCCGTACTTGCAGCATTGGGGTCGGTTTTAACCAACAAATACGCTGAAGGCTTGCCCCAAAAACGTTACTACGGCGGTTGTGAATTCGTCGATATCGGTGAAAGTTTGGCGATCGAACGCGCTAAAAAACTTTTCGGTGCTGAACATGTCAATGTGCAGCCTCATTCTGGAACTCAAGCCAATATGATCGCCTATTTGGCTTTAGCCAATCCTGGAGATACTATAATGGGGCTAAATCTCGCACATGGGGGCCATCTTTCTCACGGCCATCCTATTAACTTTTCGGGAAAATATTTTAGGGTAGTTCATTATGGGGTGGATCCCCAGACTGAGACTATTGATTATGACGCCGTTCGTAAACTAGCCCAAGAACATAAACCCAAGATTATTGTAACTGGGGCATCAGCCTACCCCCGATATTTTTACTTTGATAAATTTCAAGAAATTTGTGAAGAAATTGGTGCTTATCAAGTTGCAGATATCGCCCATACTGCCGGTTTAGTTGCCTGCGGACTTCATCCCAGTCCGGTCCCCTATGCTGATATTGTAACGACAACCACGCATAAAACCTTAAGGGGGCCACGCGGTGCAATCATTATGTGCAAGGCCAAATACGCTGAAATAGTTGATAAAACGACCTTTCCGGGGGTTCAGGGTGGTCCCTTAGAACATGTGATTGCAGCCAAGGCGGTCGCGTTTAAGGAGGCCCTCTCAGAAGATTTTAAGCACTATCAAATGCAAGTTGTAAAGAATGCGAAAGCCTTAGCAGAAGAGCTTATGCGATTAGGCTACCGATTAGTTGCTGGAGGAACTGATACCCATCTAATGTTGGTAGATCTTCGAAGTAAAAATGTTACTGGTCGTGATGCCGAGACTGCCCTGGGCAATGCCGGGATCACTGTTAACCGTAATACAATTCCTTACGATCCTCAAAAACCATTTATCGCTTCAGGCATCAGGCTTGGGACACCGGCATTGACTACCCGTGGTATGAAAGAGACCGAAATGAAAAAGATTGCTCACTTGATTGATAAAGTACTCGTTAATATTGGTAATGAAAAGATTTATCAAGAAGTTAAAAACGAGGTAAAAGAGCTTACCGAAGCCTTTCCGCTTTACAAAGAGAGACGAGAATTATATGAAAAACTTTAG